In a genomic window of Microterricola viridarii:
- the rpe gene encoding ribulose-phosphate 3-epimerase has translation MSTSSAPRINPSILTADFANLERELGRIATADFVHVDVMDNHFVPNLTFGKTMVERLNEVSPIPLDVHLMISDADHWAPGYAEVGAASVTFHAEASTDPVTLARRLRQRGARAGIALKPGTDVEPYLELLPEFDQILIMTVEPGFGGQSFMTDMMPKLRRAADAVAASGLDVWLQVDGGISLDTIGTAAEAGANTFVAGSAVYNAGEPEAQIAALRAAAASSAHKH, from the coding sequence ATGTCGACCAGCAGCGCCCCCCGCATCAACCCCAGCATCCTCACCGCCGATTTCGCGAACCTCGAGCGCGAGCTCGGCCGCATCGCCACCGCCGACTTCGTGCACGTGGACGTCATGGACAACCATTTCGTGCCGAACCTCACCTTCGGCAAGACGATGGTGGAGCGCCTCAACGAGGTCTCCCCGATCCCGCTGGACGTGCACCTGATGATCTCGGATGCCGACCACTGGGCGCCCGGCTACGCCGAGGTGGGGGCGGCATCCGTCACCTTCCACGCCGAGGCCAGCACCGACCCGGTCACCCTGGCCCGGCGGCTGCGCCAGCGCGGCGCCCGCGCCGGCATCGCCCTGAAGCCCGGAACCGACGTCGAGCCGTACCTGGAGCTGCTTCCCGAGTTCGACCAGATTCTCATCATGACCGTGGAGCCCGGCTTCGGCGGGCAGAGCTTCATGACCGACATGATGCCCAAACTCCGACGCGCCGCCGACGCCGTGGCCGCCAGCGGCCTGGACGTCTGGCTGCAGGTGGACGGCGGCATCAGCCTGGACACCATCGGCACCGCGGCCGAGGCCGGCGCGAACACCTTCGTCGCGGGCTCCGCCGTGTATAACGCGGGCGAGCCGGAGGCGCAGATTGCGGCCCTGCGCGCCGCCGCGGCGTCATCGGCCCACAAGCACTAG
- a CDS encoding phosphoribosyl-ATP diphosphatase → MKTFDALFAELSEKARIRPEGSGTVRELDAGVHAIGKKIVEEAAEVWMAAEYQSDDETAEEISQLLYHLQVLMLAKGLSPADIYRHL, encoded by the coding sequence GTGAAAACTTTCGACGCCCTCTTCGCCGAGCTCTCCGAGAAGGCCCGCATCCGCCCCGAAGGATCGGGAACCGTGCGTGAGCTCGACGCGGGCGTGCATGCCATTGGAAAGAAAATCGTCGAGGAGGCCGCCGAAGTGTGGATGGCCGCCGAGTACCAGAGCGACGACGAGACCGCCGAGGAGATCTCGCAGCTGCTCTACCACCTGCAGGTGCTGATGCTGGCGAAGGGTCTCAGCCCCGCCGACATCTACCGACATCTCTGA